A single Dermacentor albipictus isolate Rhodes 1998 colony chromosome 3, USDA_Dalb.pri_finalv2, whole genome shotgun sequence DNA region contains:
- the LOC135913992 gene encoding piggyBac transposable element-derived protein 3-like codes for MRGLGATATIRKTRCGNCPLKTEKELKKAERGSLDFRSEKSTGIVICALNDNRTVTAASNMHSTEPFDTCRRYDRKTKAYVDVQRPNIIRVYNQSMGGVDKADMLLSFYRNDLKTKKWYKRICFHLIDLAVVNAFRLYREANSADMQLVDFKFRVALGLMRSLEGMPGLKRDGDDPVPASVVSPTSSLKASGSAARVVSKKAHHVEHSVWHDNVGHWPVKVVQKNAPMCKLSSYTRRTRFFCKKCSVYLCVDAQKINCFEKFHAS; via the coding sequence atgagagGACTTGGAGCGACTGCCACCATCAGAAAAACAAGATGTGGGAACTGCCCTCTGAAAACtgaaaaagaattgaaaaaagcAGAGAGAGGATCACTCGACTTCCGCTCAGAAAAGAGCACAGGAATTGTCATCTGTGCCTTGAACGACAACCGCACAGTGACAGCTGCATCAAACATGCACAGCACTGAACCTtttgatacatgcaggcgctacGACAGAAAGACCAAGGCTTATGTGGATGTGCAGAGGCCCAACATCATTAGGGTGTACAACCAGAGCATGGGTGGAGTAGACAAAGCAGATATGCTTCTGTCATTTTACAGAAATGACTTGAAAACAAAGAAGTGGTACAAAAGGATATGCTTTCACCTTATCGATCTTGCGGTTGTGAACGCTTTTCGGCTTTACCGCGAAGCGAATTCGGCAGATATGCAGCTGGTTGACTTCAAGTTCCGGGTGGCACTTGGATTGATGCGCTCACTCGAGGGCATGCCCGGATTGAAGCGGGATGGTGATGATCCTGTGCCTGCTAGTGTTGTGTCACCAACTAGTTCATTGAAGGCATCAGGCTCAGCAGCTAGAGTTGTTTCAAAGAAAGCCCATCATGTTGAACATTCTGTGTGGCACGACAACGTTGGCCATTGGCCAGTGAAAGTGGTGCAAAAGAACGCCCCCATGTGCAAGTTAAGCTCATACACCAGGCGCACAAGGTTCTTTTGCAAAAAGTGTTCTGTGTATTTGTGCGTTGATGCACAAAAAATCAACTGTTTTGAGAAATTTCATGCATCCTAA